From Paenibacillus sp. PK3_47, the proteins below share one genomic window:
- a CDS encoding extracellular solute-binding protein: protein MKRMAAGITSLVLIMGLLAGCSGNGSSNSSAPTNESASTDTPAAAKPVKLTMWGGVPPESGPQEVIDNWNKDHPEIQVEYVRFVNDDDGNLKLDTAMITGQDVDLFVNYTISQASKRVDSNLAADLSQFTDYNIDEKMGADAESWKIGGKYYGVPTTKSPFFIALNKDALDAAGLPVPKDWTWDELREYAKKLKAGNQYSFIQNMEPFVDPIDSVLSQEGYTKSDGSSNLDHPLVRKWLETLDTMMKEDKTTPPLGEQLTSKMPVEQVFLSGDVPMLNIGAWLLRSSNNFTDFPRDFKIAFAPVPRLAESADQFVSRGGLGDYISINAKSKKQAEAWEFLKWYSDGGMAPMAAGGRLPASKDANQDDALSSLLGDKKDTYDLDSLMYVMFDNQTPTYVRSLPQEVMDMRSQEYEKYFLGSQSLDQTLDAMVTRHNTYLKQTK from the coding sequence ATGAAACGTATGGCCGCCGGGATTACATCGCTCGTTCTTATAATGGGGCTGCTGGCAGGATGCTCTGGTAACGGCAGCAGTAATTCTTCTGCACCTACCAATGAAAGCGCTAGCACTGATACGCCGGCAGCAGCAAAGCCCGTTAAGCTGACCATGTGGGGCGGCGTTCCGCCGGAGTCAGGCCCGCAGGAGGTGATCGACAACTGGAACAAGGATCACCCCGAAATCCAGGTCGAATATGTCCGCTTCGTCAATGATGATGACGGCAACCTGAAGCTGGATACGGCGATGATTACCGGGCAGGACGTGGATTTATTTGTGAACTATACGATTTCCCAGGCTTCCAAGCGGGTTGATTCCAATCTGGCAGCCGACCTCAGCCAATTTACTGATTATAATATCGACGAGAAAATGGGGGCTGATGCGGAAAGCTGGAAAATCGGCGGCAAATACTACGGCGTGCCCACTACCAAAAGCCCGTTCTTCATCGCATTGAACAAGGATGCACTGGATGCAGCGGGTCTCCCGGTGCCGAAGGACTGGACCTGGGATGAGCTGCGTGAATATGCGAAAAAGCTTAAAGCAGGCAACCAGTACAGCTTCATTCAGAATATGGAGCCGTTCGTAGACCCGATTGACTCCGTGCTGTCACAGGAAGGCTACACCAAGAGCGACGGCAGTTCCAATCTTGACCATCCGCTGGTCCGCAAATGGCTCGAGACACTGGACACCATGATGAAGGAGGATAAAACTACACCGCCGCTCGGTGAACAGCTGACCTCCAAAATGCCGGTGGAACAGGTATTCCTCAGCGGAGACGTTCCCATGCTGAATATCGGGGCCTGGCTGCTGCGCAGCTCCAATAATTTTACTGATTTCCCGCGTGATTTTAAAATCGCCTTTGCTCCGGTACCGCGGCTGGCAGAAAGTGCAGACCAGTTCGTAAGCCGCGGCGGTCTGGGCGACTATATCTCCATAAACGCCAAATCCAAGAAGCAGGCGGAAGCCTGGGAGTTTCTGAAGTGGTATTCAGACGGCGGCATGGCCCCGATGGCCGCAGGAGGAAGACTGCCCGCTTCCAAGGATGCCAACCAGGATGATGCGCTGAGCAGCCTTCTGGGGGATAAGAAGGATACGTATGATCTCGATTCCCTCATGTACGTCATGTTTGATAATCAGACTCCGACCTATGTCCGCAGCCTGCCGCAGGAGGTTATGGATATGCGCTCGCAGGAGTATGAGAAGTATTTCCTGGGTTCACAGTCGCTGGATCAGACCCTCGATGCCATGGTTACCAGACATAACACTTATTTGAAACAGACTAAATAG
- a CDS encoding glycoside hydrolase family 3 C-terminal domain-containing protein produces MRIGENTLSTQLGIPLEGFAEFSRVVAAEGAVLLRNEGQVLPLQKGDNVAVFGRIQVNYYRSGTGSGGSVHVSHTTNLLDGLRSKQDITVNEELAGVYEKWIESNPFDNGGGGWAAEPWHQKEMPLTDELVSKARSQSGKAIVVIGRTAGEDQDNADEPGSYQLTADEKAMLKAVTAHFEQTVVVLNVSNIIDMSWVNDEGYAHPIAGIIYAWQGGMEGGNAIADVLAGEVTPSGKLTDTIARSIEDYPSTRNYGNEFKNIYQEDIYVGYRYFETFCPEKVQYEFGYGLSYTTFTVEPEEAKLSVKDGATYVSVDITVTNTGTVFAGKEVVQVYYEAPQGQLGQPARALAAFGKTGLLQPGQSERLTVSFPVHIMASYDDAGVTGHASAYVLEAGTYRFYAGTSVKSLTALTVDGQDGYAVEELQIVQQLEEAMAPVESFTRMMPGARKADGSYELTYVEAPKRKISMAERIEKRLPKTLEQTGDQGYKLKDVHEGKVSIEAFIAQLSDEDLAAIVRGEGMSSPLVTPGTASAFGGVSDQLFSYGIPVACTADGPSGIRMDSGQKATQVAIGTLLAATWNADLVEELYVMEGRELVRNDVDTLLGPGLNIRRSPLNGRNFEYFSEDPLISGVFAAACTRGIQKGGSNATLKHFACNNQEKYRSKVDAVVSERALREIYLKGFEIAVKEGGANSIMTSYNPVNGHWAASNYDLNTTILRGEWGFDGIVMTDWWAIMNNVSEGGPASRKYTNWMVRAQNDLYMVVSNYGAETNVWGDNTIESLADGTLTRGELQRSAMNICRFIMQAPVFSRDQVIEETIDTFKANASLPQEQAQSSAEVKPAAAGSTFMNVEQAGVYRVFANVMSPDTELAQSACNLTLNGQTVTTIQTNGTEGQWIKLKLVKVELEAGLYELKFDYVKPGIQIGSLEFKQV; encoded by the coding sequence ATGAGAATAGGAGAGAATACATTGAGCACACAACTCGGAATTCCACTAGAAGGCTTCGCAGAATTTAGCAGAGTAGTTGCCGCAGAAGGCGCTGTATTGTTACGAAATGAAGGTCAGGTGCTGCCGCTGCAAAAAGGTGATAACGTCGCGGTTTTTGGCAGAATTCAGGTGAATTACTACCGCAGCGGAACCGGTTCCGGCGGCAGCGTACATGTCTCGCATACCACCAATCTGCTGGACGGGCTCCGCAGCAAACAGGACATTACAGTCAATGAAGAACTGGCGGGCGTCTATGAGAAGTGGATTGAGAGCAATCCTTTTGACAATGGCGGAGGCGGCTGGGCAGCAGAGCCGTGGCACCAGAAGGAAATGCCTCTGACAGACGAGCTGGTATCTAAGGCAAGAAGCCAGTCGGGCAAGGCGATCGTCGTGATCGGACGCACCGCCGGGGAAGATCAGGATAACGCGGATGAGCCGGGAAGCTATCAGTTAACTGCTGACGAAAAGGCAATGCTGAAAGCGGTAACTGCACATTTTGAACAAACCGTTGTTGTGCTTAATGTGTCGAATATTATCGATATGAGCTGGGTGAATGATGAAGGCTATGCCCACCCGATTGCCGGTATTATTTACGCATGGCAGGGCGGTATGGAAGGCGGCAATGCGATTGCCGACGTACTGGCCGGTGAAGTGACACCTAGCGGTAAATTGACGGACACGATTGCCCGTTCTATTGAGGATTATCCTTCAACCCGTAATTACGGGAATGAATTCAAGAATATTTATCAGGAAGATATTTATGTGGGCTACCGTTACTTTGAGACCTTCTGTCCGGAAAAGGTTCAGTATGAATTTGGCTACGGCTTGTCCTACACCACCTTTACCGTTGAGCCGGAAGAAGCCAAGCTGTCTGTCAAAGACGGAGCAACCTATGTGTCAGTAGATATAACTGTAACTAATACAGGGACTGTTTTTGCCGGTAAAGAGGTTGTTCAGGTCTATTATGAGGCTCCGCAAGGCCAGCTGGGCCAGCCGGCCAGAGCGCTCGCTGCTTTCGGCAAGACAGGACTTCTTCAGCCGGGCCAATCCGAGCGCCTTACGGTAAGCTTCCCTGTTCATATTATGGCTTCTTATGATGATGCCGGTGTGACCGGGCATGCTTCTGCGTATGTGCTGGAAGCCGGAACTTACCGCTTCTACGCAGGCACCAGCGTCAAGTCGCTGACAGCGCTCACTGTCGATGGACAAGACGGCTATGCTGTGGAGGAGCTTCAGATTGTGCAGCAGCTGGAAGAGGCCATGGCACCGGTCGAGAGCTTCACCAGAATGATGCCGGGCGCCCGCAAAGCGGACGGATCCTATGAGCTGACTTATGTTGAGGCACCAAAGCGGAAGATCTCCATGGCGGAACGGATTGAGAAGAGGCTTCCAAAGACGCTGGAGCAGACCGGGGATCAAGGATACAAACTGAAAGATGTACATGAAGGAAAGGTCAGCATCGAGGCCTTCATCGCCCAGCTTAGCGACGAAGATCTGGCAGCGATTGTCAGAGGCGAAGGCATGAGCAGCCCGCTGGTAACACCGGGTACAGCTTCGGCCTTTGGCGGCGTGAGTGATCAGCTGTTCAGCTATGGCATTCCGGTTGCCTGTACGGCAGACGGCCCGTCTGGTATCCGCATGGACAGCGGACAAAAGGCCACCCAGGTTGCCATCGGCACCCTGCTTGCGGCTACCTGGAATGCGGACCTGGTCGAGGAGCTGTACGTGATGGAAGGCCGGGAGCTGGTAAGAAATGATGTCGATACGCTGCTCGGACCAGGTCTTAACATCCGGCGCAGTCCGCTTAACGGTCGGAACTTTGAATATTTCTCGGAAGATCCGCTGATTTCAGGGGTATTCGCTGCAGCCTGCACCCGCGGAATTCAAAAAGGCGGCTCCAATGCCACGCTGAAGCATTTTGCCTGCAACAACCAGGAGAAGTACCGCAGCAAGGTGGACGCCGTTGTCTCTGAACGCGCCCTGCGGGAGATCTACCTGAAAGGCTTTGAAATTGCAGTTAAAGAAGGCGGAGCAAATTCAATCATGACCTCCTATAATCCGGTTAACGGACACTGGGCGGCTTCCAACTATGATTTGAATACCACGATTCTCCGCGGCGAATGGGGCTTCGATGGCATTGTTATGACCGACTGGTGGGCAATCATGAACAATGTCAGCGAAGGCGGTCCGGCGAGCCGGAAATATACCAACTGGATGGTCCGTGCACAAAATGATCTGTACATGGTTGTCAGCAACTATGGCGCAGAAACCAATGTATGGGGCGACAATACGATTGAATCGCTTGCAGACGGTACGCTTACCCGCGGTGAGCTGCAGCGCAGTGCCATGAACATCTGCAGGTTCATCATGCAGGCGCCGGTGTTCTCCAGAGATCAGGTGATCGAAGAGACGATTGATACCTTCAAGGCTAATGCATCTCTGCCGCAGGAGCAGGCACAGTCAAGTGCTGAGGTTAAACCGGCTGCAGCCGGGTCCACGTTCATGAACGTGGAGCAGGCCGGTGTATACCGTGTCTTTGCGAATGTCATGTCTCCGGATACCGAGCTTGCGCAGAGCGCGTGCAATCTGACTCTGAACGGTCAGACAGTGACCACCATTCAGACGAATGGTACTGAAGGACAATGGATTAAGCTGAAGCTTGTCAAAGTGGAGCTTGAAGCAGGCCTGTACGAGCTGAAGTTTGATTACGTGAAGCCGGGCATCCAGATCGGTTCCCTGGAGTTCAAACAAGTCTAA
- a CDS encoding lysozyme inhibitor LprI family protein produces MKKQLLLTLLISSIVFAGCGSNAGNSAGNQTAAPEQTQQVQATAKQAQETVPEATPAPESTEAPAEASPAAADGAAASQTQQQYLQKLDDIEAGLKDLQPLYDEGITASMHEAAGEEYERWDTALNDIYSELKRQLPEDEMAELKEAQLDWIAYRDETAKTASLAYEGGTMEALEYTATLASVTKERCYELVQQYMK; encoded by the coding sequence ATGAAAAAGCAACTTCTATTAACGTTATTGATCAGCAGTATCGTATTCGCCGGATGCGGCAGCAATGCCGGGAACAGTGCCGGGAACCAGACGGCGGCGCCGGAGCAGACGCAGCAAGTACAGGCCACCGCCAAGCAGGCACAGGAAACTGTGCCGGAAGCAACACCGGCGCCGGAAAGCACAGAAGCGCCGGCGGAAGCTTCGCCTGCAGCGGCAGATGGCGCTGCAGCTTCACAGACACAGCAGCAGTACCTGCAGAAGCTGGATGATATAGAGGCAGGGCTCAAGGATCTGCAGCCCTTGTACGATGAAGGAATTACAGCATCTATGCACGAAGCAGCGGGCGAAGAATATGAACGCTGGGATACAGCGCTGAATGATATTTACAGTGAGCTGAAGCGACAGCTGCCTGAGGACGAAATGGCGGAGCTGAAGGAAGCACAGCTGGACTGGATCGCCTACAGAGACGAGACAGCGAAGACAGCATCGTTAGCGTATGAAGGCGGCACTATGGAAGCGCTGGAATATACAGCGACTCTGGCCAGTGTTACGAAGGAAAGATGCTATGAGCTGGTTCAGCAGTATATGAAGTAA
- a CDS encoding LSm family protein, which translates to MASSAKVRKQAKRLKGHKVCITLHDGRSYVGWITGLEKEALILSHPPAPRKPQRSRKPGRTPSRQHFRQQKAEVSAFMPLLGSLLGGGGGGAALGGLAGGGAGGFGGLLGGGLRLFGIVQKAMPVMKMGYGMIKQIKPFMEGLKGLMGR; encoded by the coding sequence ATGGCGAGTTCAGCAAAGGTCCGCAAGCAGGCCAAACGCCTCAAGGGCCACAAGGTCTGCATCACGCTGCATGACGGCCGTTCCTATGTCGGATGGATAACCGGACTGGAAAAAGAAGCCCTGATTCTCTCGCATCCGCCCGCTCCCCGTAAACCGCAGCGCAGCCGCAAACCGGGAAGGACTCCTTCCCGTCAGCATTTCCGCCAGCAAAAAGCAGAAGTATCCGCATTTATGCCGCTCTTGGGTTCCCTCCTTGGCGGCGGAGGCGGCGGAGCTGCACTGGGCGGGCTGGCAGGCGGTGGAGCCGGGGGATTCGGCGGCTTACTGGGCGGAGGCTTGCGCCTCTTCGGTATAGTCCAAAAGGCGATGCCGGTCATGAAGATGGGCTACGGCATGATCAAACAGATCAAGCCTTTTATGGAAGGACTGAAAGGTCTGATGGGACGGTAA